TCCCTTCATGACCAGATTTAATCCATATGGATAAGAAAACGGTATTGCAGAGGATTCCGATACAATCAGGATATAAAATCAGcaataactaattataagaactgaaatattttacaaaaaacatAGCAACTAGTTTTACAATAAGAACTGAAATATTAACaacttaaattcaaaaaatacaatttttcatTGGATTAGATCAACATGTCCTGTTATGACccaatctaaaaaaaacaaatacaagtaCTCAAAATGGATTAGAACTACTTTAACTGTTAAAAAAACATCTCCATATGGATACGGCTTTACGGATAAGCAAACGGTATTGCAGATGTTTGTGATACAATCAGGATATGTTTCAGcaataactaattataagaactgaaatattttacacATAAGATAATAGAAAATTGGATAGTTCTATCTGTATACAATTACGTTGAATAGAGATTTgtatcataaaatatattaataattggTGCAATCAAGCTTTACTTTgaatcaaatcaacaaaaataccTTTAATCATTACATAAATTAATGgctttacaaaaaataatctaaaaaaacaactacaattactaaaaatgaatataactACTTTTCATGTTAAAACATCATCTCCATATGGATAAGAGTTTGTGGATAGTTAAACGGGATTGCACAGACTTGCGGTTTAGCAAGATATGCTAATTATAGACTATTTTAAcacaataaataaacatatatacttatatttggtACATCAAGAACTAGGTTTACAGAAACGAAAAAACATTTATGGGAATATCTTACaataagaaatgaaatattttacaaaaacatggAAACTAGTTACAGATCATACATTAATTAACaacttaaattcaaaaataaaatttctcatTGGATTAGATCAACTTGTCCTGTTATGACCCAatctaaaaaaatcaactacaAGTACTCAAAATGGATTAGAACTACATTACCTATTAAAAAGCATCTCCATATGGATACGGCTTTATGGATAAGCAAACGGTATTGCAGAGGTTTGCGATACAATCAAGATATGTTTCAGcaataactaattataagaactgaaatattttacaaacaacATAGCAACTAGTTTTACAATaagaactgaaatattttacaaaaaaaaatagcaactACTTAATcatcatacatatattaattcaAATTGGATTAGAACAACTTGTCCTGTTATGACCCAATCCTTTGCAGCGTGAGCACCTGTTCTGCTGCGTCCTTCCTGTCTTAGGTTTCTACGTTTACCATGTTAACCAACATGTTGCATTAGTTTGGTTAGTTTTTCAAAAGATTAGACAATGTACgagatttacaaaatatttatctaacCTTATATTCCCCTGTTGATGGTATTCTTGCTACCTTAGGCCTCCCTGATGGTCTCCGAGTATATGGTGGAAGCATGGAACGGTGTGGGATCTCTTCGggtatgtcttcttctttgccatTTGCTTCAGGGAATACTGCTCCTTTGTAACTCGCAACCCATGAGTGTGGTTTGAAATAATCATCAACTAAAGCCTTGTACGAGAGGTTAATGCTATTGGCAGCCACCAAAGCATGACCACATGGTATCTTCAGTTTATCATATCTCTTGCAGGTGCACTGCTTCTTTTCTAGATCAACAACATTGCTACCACCTAGCTTCCCAACTACCTCGTAGCTCCAGCTGGTTACCCTACCAACCTTGCTTCCACTTGATGTTGTcaagttttttgaaatttgctTGTCAACCTCCGGAGGTACTGGACCTGAATGTGCTTGTGACTTCTTCCGACGCGCGTTGAACCAACGTGTCAACATAGACCTAATAAATCTTAGCAATTCCACAATATGTGACGATCTCCCCTTGAACAACGCCTTGTTTAACGTTTCAGCAATATTGCTAGTCATCAGATTGAAACGCTGGCCAGGGAAATATAGCCTTGTCCAATGAGCCATCCCTACGTCGTGTAGATACTTTATGCAAAGGGGGTTAATGGCATTAATCTGATTATAAAGCGTTTTAAACTTTCCACTCGTAAACTCATATCCAGCGTTTTTCACTAACTGCGTCAATCCTCTGTTCTTGAACCTTGCTTGTATATTCCTACATAGGTGAATAATACATGCACCATGATGTGCTTGCGGAAATACCTTCTTCACCCCTACCTTTATCGATTCGTGCCTATCTGATAATATAGTGAGTGTGTTGCTGTCAGCTATTATCCTCTCCAACTTTGTAAAGAACCAAGTCCATGCATCATCGTTCTCACTATCCACCACAGCAAATGCGAGTGGATACACTTGGAAGTTTGCATCTTGACCACTTGCTGTGAGTAAACCCCCTTGTATTTTCCTTTCAAATGTGTTCCATCCACACCCAAAATCCTTCTCAGATGCTTAAAACCTTGTATTGAAGCCCCAAAAgctaaaacatatataaaaacctCTCTTTCCTTTCATCTTCAATATCAGGTTCGGTTTCTATATGTGTTATCGTCCCTAGATTTGTTAACTTCAGAAGATGCAAATATTCAGCCAAATTGCTATAAGACTCTTCATCACTCCCGCCAACATCTGTTAAAGCTGATTCCCTAGCTCTCCAACACTTTTTGTATGACGCAGAAACCCTCAAATCTTCTAGTACAAGTTGCTGAAGATCCATTGGAACAGGACCAGCAGAAGCTTCACTGTATTTTGCCTTAAATACAGATGCAATCACCTTTGACGTTGCTTTCTTCATGTACTGCCTTCTAGTATCAACCGAACATGTGTGTTGAAGCTGcgctttcttaatttcatagTAACCTGTGCCATTCATTACAGTGGCCAATATTCTCCAATCACATTTCTCATCTGAGCAACTGAGAACAAAATAATTccattttgttcttgtttgcttgaaaTGAAACTGATTCTTTATCGCAAATATAGCCAATCCTATTTGGCAATCTTCTTTGCTCGCATACACTTTTCCCTGGTATATACctttaccatcatcatcaatgtcCAAATCAGGTAAGTTATCAACTTCATACTCGATGTCCTCAAACAAAGGTGGGATGTCAAACTCCTCGTCATCCACTTCCTCCAACTTTTTGACCTCATTACTCGTTTCCTGAGAGCTTCCAACTCCACCGACCATCTTTCCTTTCATAACTTGTGGGGTCTTTTTTGTATGCTCTGTCTTTATACTTTCGCCAGCCCCATTCACATATATAGCGTGATCAAAGACTCCGCTGCCAGTACAGAAAACCACTTCATCCGGATTGGAGCCCACAACCTTATTGTTAGACCCGTACCTTACATCTAAACCTCCTGTTGCCATCAACTCATTAGCATTGGAGCCACCATAATCATCTGTTAAGAAATTTGACCAAAACTCCTTATCATAACCGCCACAGGGCATACTATCTTCAGGTTTTTCCGTGACTGCTTCAACTTCCTCTGTATCGTTATCAACGAAAAACAACTTTTCAACATCATTGTTAAAACCTTCGTTATCAGTATCATTCCGTGACGATTTATGCCCACTGTTACTTCCTATGTTTGCTTCTGCTTGTTCCAATTCCTCCATGAATTCGTCATCACGAGGAGTCAACACAATTGTAGGagtttttgaaacaaatacaAGTACTCAAAATGGATTAGAACTACTTTAACTGTTAAAAAAACATCTCCATATGGATATGGCTTTATGGATAAGCAAACGGTATTGCAGATGTTTGTGATACAATCAGGATATGTTTCAGcaataactaattataagaactgaaatattttacacATAAGATAATAGAAAATTGGATAGTGATAATAACTGAGTGACTTCAATGATTCTTCCAGCCCAAAACAAGGCTTCTCTCCTCCAGAAAAATAATTAggattattatattattatttgttttgtttcctcgaataaaaaagagaatccGAGAACTTTTTAAGACAAAAGCCAAGTCTTCGAAACCTTATGAGATGTGATAGGGTTACAAGGGTAAAACAGGAACTCagaataaaaataagttaatCGAGAAAGCTCCAAATAAACACCACTCGTCCGCCTCTCTGTCTctcaccaaaataaaaaactcaatctctctctctctctctctccatcgAGAAACACTAAACTGCTATAATCATTACCTCTCTTCGATTTCTCAAACCCTATCTGGCTCTCTACCCATATGCTTCAGATCCGCATTAAAAAAGctaagttttttgttatgtccttctttcttatttgatcagtttgttcttgtttcacGATTTTAACCtgagattttttatatattttctccaGATCTGCTATCCGCAGTCATCTGTTCATAGGAAAAggcaagttttttttccatctCTACTTCAGATCTGAAAAAGATGGATTGTTCTTCTTGTGTTGTCCGGTTTCATCAATTTAATCTGttctttgttattatattttacagatCTGGCTTTACTTTTAGAGATTATCTCAGATCCAGCCTTTTACCCAATTGAAGGCAAGTTCacatactctgttttttttgtcttggttTTAATTTCTCGGTTTTTTACATGTAACAGATGTTTTAAgcatgattttttgtttaaacagtTTGTTTTTCCTACCCTTAAAACTTCTCTGAATTAATATCCCATTTATATGACCACTCTAATGTCTTCTTATACGACTACGCAAGTGTTGCATATTCTTGACCTTTTCACACTTCATTTGCATTTTAGTCTAACAATATAAATCCGCAAATATCTTGTGTTTATACTTATTGAAATTAGTCTTCCGACATATATAATCTAGGATCTATTTGGATTATTTGGGCCATCAGTCTCATTCGTTTCATTAACATCTGAGTCTTTGAACTTTGTTTATCTTTCCTAgcttgatattttaatattagtttttttgcgcctctttgtttttgatcatTTATTCTCTCAATTGGATAGTATAGTGAAGTAAATAATGTAGCTATGACTTTACCTGTAGCATTTACCTGTAGCatcttaaaaatatgaattaaaaatgatttagctAATTTGGGCTTATGTTTATAAGCATAGAAGTTTATACTACAAGTTCGTTTAGATTTTTCCAGTATCAACTCAAACATAGTTTTTACTCAAGCATAGTTTTTACTCAAGCATAGTTTTTACTCACACTAAAACCCACATGTAGTGTGCAAAAGTAAGTACCCCCCCACCTCTGTTCCTCACGGTTTTTCTGCAAAGGACCCACCCTCCTTGAACTTCAGCGTCCATCACAATGtccccatcatcatcaaacctGTACAAGCCAGTGGCGATCCTAACATTGTAGAAGTTGATAGCATTTTTGCAAGTGGAGGGAGCACTTGTGTTTCTCCACGTATTGCTGTCTTGATTAAAGCGGTTGTCAACTCTGTAAAGTCCCTCTACTTCAATAGGTATGGTAAATGAGTTTGATTCTGGGAATAGGTTGTGGTTGTTATAAAGAATGCTCCACTCAGCAGCGTTGAGCCAGCGCTGTGTTGATGTTTGAAGCACAGCTGCTACATCTGTCAAAAATAGCAACCAAACATatgagatttatatatatattataagcaACTGTTTTattctgaaatttttaaatcttGCCTTAATTGTACAAATTCCATAGATCTAGGAGACTATTCTAAGATTCCATAGATCTGTAACACTGTGCTACGATTTCTACACTGTTCTAAGATTCCATAGATCTGTAACACTGTACTACGATTTCTACACTGTTCTAAGATTCCATAGATCATAACTTTTCTAAGATTTCTACACTGTTACCAATTCCATAGATTGTAGCCTCGATTTCCCAAATTCACAGATCTACTCTAATTTTAAATACATTCCTCCAATTCCCAAACTCACCAATGTTTCTTGAtactttcaatttcaatttctttattaCCCCAAATTCGCTACCCCTATATCTTGCTTCTGAGAATATAATCGTTTTTTATTACCTTCATTTCCTTCAGGTAGGTCCATATGCTGAAGATTTATCGCAGGAGCGACCACTACGGGAGCCGCCATTGGAGATTCtctgtgagagagagagagagaaatagttTGAGAATCAATCTTCTGTATTTTATTGTGTAGATCAAGTTATTTAGTATATGCTAGTACTTATGGTTAAAATAGActattattaaaattcaaaagtaatAAAGCCAACGAGTACACTAAACTCAGAttatattttccaaaactATTGCTAAAGAATATCAATACGTACACTAGATATAGAAATCGGAATTAGGTACGTTGTGATCCATTTCAGCTACTGTTAGGGGTA
This sequence is a window from Arabidopsis thaliana chromosome 1 sequence. Protein-coding genes within it:
- a CDS encoding uncharacterized protein (unknown protein; BEST Arabidopsis thaliana protein match is: unknown protein (TAIR:AT1G24822.1); Has 11 Blast hits to 11 proteins in 1 species: Archae - 0; Bacteria - 0; Metazoa - 0; Fungi - 0; Plants - 11; Viruses - 0; Other Eukaryotes - 0 (source: NCBI BLink).); this encodes MAAPVVVAPAINLQHMDLPEGNEDVAAVLQTSTQRWLNAAEWSILYNNHNLFPESNSFTIPIEVEGLYRVDNRFNQDSNTWRNTSAPSTCKNAINFYNVRIATGLYRFDDDGDIVMDAEVQGGWVLCRKTVRNRGGGVLTFAHYMWVLV